The DNA region GCTCCGAGTTGAAGACCCGTGTCAAGAACGCTCTGGCTGCTGCCGAAGCCGGTGACGGCGACCGCGCACAGGAACTCTCCCGCCAAGCTCAGAAGCGGATAGACATGGCTGTGACCAAGGGTGTGCTCCACCGCAACACGGCCGCCAGGCGCAAGGCCAAGCTCGTTCGGGACGTCAACCAATTGCTTGGTTCGTAGTCAGCATCAGTGCGTTTCGACCGTTCGGTCACCAGCTCTAGGTTCAAGGTAATAGGTTCACCTGTGACGTACCCGACTTCCGCGAACCCAGAACTCGGAACTCAAAACCCAAGACCGTCTCTGAGTGCAGTGACGTCCGGCCTTCGACCGCCGTCATGACCTCTCCCGCCATTCGCAATTTCAGCATCATCGCCCACATCGACCACGGGAAGTCGACTCTGGCGGATCGCATGTTGGAGCGCGCCGGCGCGGTCTCTGCACGTGAAATGCGGGCCCAGGTGCTCGACACAATGGATC from Acidimicrobiia bacterium includes:
- the rpsT gene encoding 30S ribosomal protein S20, which produces MANIKSQIKRNRQNETRHFRNKGFRSELKTRVKNALAAAEAGDGDRAQELSRQAQKRIDMAVTKGVLHRNTAARRKAKLVRDVNQLLGS